A DNA window from Pseudorasbora parva isolate DD20220531a chromosome 5, ASM2467924v1, whole genome shotgun sequence contains the following coding sequences:
- the hpxa gene encoding hemopexin, protein MRLVQTLTLCLALSLSLAAPSHHQEGHDKKDKPHAEEHKHELHHGAKLDRCAGMEFDAVAVNEEGVPYFFKGDHLFKGFHGQAELSNNTFPELDDHHHLGHVDAAFRMHSEDSPDHHDHQFFFLDTKVFSYYKHKLEKGYPKDISEVFPGIPDHLDAAVECPKPDCTDDTIVFFKGDEIYHFNMKTKKVDEKEFKGMPNCTGAFRYMDHYYCFHGHQFSKFDPITGEVHGKYPKESRDYFMRCSHFGDKSTDDHIEREQCSRVHLDAITSDDDGSVYAFRGHHFLSITGDKFHSGTIESAFKELHSEVDAVFSYEDHLYMIKDNQVYVYKVGEPHTHLEGYPKPLKEELGIEGPIDAAFVCADKHIAHVIKGQTIYDVDLKATPRVPVKEGSITQFKRIDAAMCGPKGLTVVIGNHYYIFESPMVMMMAKGLPAQKKVSQELFGCDH, encoded by the exons ATGAGGCTCGTTCAAACGCTTACTCTGTGCCTGGCTCTCTCACTGAGCCTTGCTGCTCCCTC GCATCATCAGGAGGGTCATGATAAAAAAG ACAAACCTCATGCTGAAGAGCATAAGCATGAATTGCACCATGGCGCTAAGCTTGACCGCTGTGCAGGAATGGAGTTCGATGCAGTCGCTGTGAACGAGGAGGGAGTTCCTTATTTCTTCAAGg GTGACCACCTGTTCAAGGGTTTCCATGGCCAGGCTGAGCTGTCTAATAACACTTTCCCTGAGCTGGACGACCATCATCACCTGGGACATGTGGATGCTGCATTCCGCATGCACTCTGAAGATAGCCCAGACCACCATGACCACCAGTTCTTCTTCCTG GACACCAAGGTCTTCAGCTACTACAAGCATAAACTGGAGAAGGGCTATCCCAAAGATATCTCTGAAGTTTTCCCTGGAATTCCTGACCACTTGGATGCTGCAGTGGAGTGTCCGAAGCCAGACTGTACTGATGACACCATAGTGTTTTTCAAAG GTGACGAGATCTACCACTTCAATATGAAGACAAAGAAGGTCGATGAAAAGGAATTCAAGGGCATGCCCAACTGCACAGGAGCCTTCCGTTACATGGATCATTATTACTGCTTCCATGGACATCAGTTCTCCAAGTTTGACCCCATTACAGGAGAAGTTCATGGAAAATATCCAAAGGAAAGCCGTGATTACTTTATGAGATGCTCACATTTTG GAGACAAGAGCACTGATGACCACATTGAGAGAGAACAGTGCAGTCGTGTGCATTTGGATGCTATTACATCTGATGACGATGGCAGTGTATATGCTTTCAGAG GCCACCACTTCCTCAGCATAACTGGTGATAAGTTTCATTCAGGCACAATTGAGAGTGCTTTTAAAGAGTTGCACAGTGAAGTGGATGCCGTCTTCTCTTATGAAGACCATCTCTACATGATCAAG GATAATCAAGTGTATGTGTACAAAGTTggagagccacacacacacctagAGGGTTACCCCAAACCCCTGAAGGAGGAGCTGGGAATTGAGGGTCCAATAGATGCTGCCTTTGTGTGTGCAGACAAACACATTGCTCATGTCATCAAAG GTCAAACAATCTATGATGTTGACTTAAAAGCCACCCCACGTGTGCCAGTAAAGGAAGGAAGCATAACTCAATTCAAAAGGATCGATGCTGCAATGTGCGGACCCAAGGGTCTGACGGTTGTCATTGGTAACCATTACTACATTTTTGAAAGTCCCATGGTTATGATGATGGCCAAAGGTCTGCCTGCACAGAAAAAGGTTTCTCAGGAGCTGTTTGGCTGTGACCACTAA
- the ankrd50l gene encoding ankyrin repeat domain-containing protein 50, with the protein MVRPCSSPESQMRSMLPSLLRGRRFYCREWALEKIKRCLEARDAAKAVEGVVHVSPGVLVTGGPGTGKTALCTELVWPQSEVCRAAGLASRCLAWHYCQREDAGSIEVWRFVLGLVEQLKESPILGPNYRKVISSAAIAAVLEPLHCQRAPDDTFKRAVLEPLMSLTPPAHSVFIVVDSLDSGCCGGNGVVERAISGSTANQSSSIAELLLRYIQLLPPWILLVCSARRQNKAIFKMFSGFRRLCLDDLRKPATVRDVQQYILRRLDQDGALRRQLTPETAEMLNLLHIKSGGCFLFLERVLDGVAHGLVGLREIRDIPGTLNGLYLWLCQRLFPRSLFAHIRLLLNILLASPQPLTSEQLYTIARSRDSYLVIGDFQAQMGALASLLVDGPEGSKLLFHSSFAEWLTDVKYCTQKFLCCVKDGHLSLAMSLSFRASSLGTEETCQLTHHLLNSGVHQEEPSLLALWLLWTGVPSLNGSRKDCSSNIRSAPHTPVLVQQDVLQLLMKSGIYPASCSPENSSSVGVHCVGGGSRIVRRALQREDSVRALLDSGISVNRTDPSDGRTLLAAAAHAGLVDVAVLLLCRGADPSVNDNQGQTALTLAARQGHAGVLQVLLEWMQEQGSKSPAVQALLEHVDSEGWTALRSAAWGGHKEAVRLLLEAGAEIDGCDSDGRTALRAAAWGGHEEILLTLLKHGAEVDRSDREGRTPLIAAAYMGHKEAVEILLGAGADLNLADGDGRTALSVAALCVPSAAGGRGHGEVVNLLLERGADPEHKDKDGLTPLLLASYEGHEEVVELLLEAGADVDESSGAHSSAVTPLLAAAAMGHAGTVNRMLFWGAAVDGIDGEGRTALCLAAAKGSIEVVRALLDRGLDENHKDDLGWTPLHAAACEGHKSVCAILTERGSMARVGEIDVEGRSPLILAAQEGHCSTVRLLLDRKSPIDHRAYDGHSALSAAALQGHREIVELLMRRGADTDVRDAEGRPLLYLLVLEGRLDMATLLIEKGGVPLESKDAEGRTALHVAAWQGDLEGIELLLKHGADPNARDLDGRPPLHSVAWRGHAAAGRLLLRAKGLNVDLSCKQQGATALSIAAQEGHAEIVAMLLEKGAEPDNVDRYGRTPVKVAGKQGHFTIVRLLESYGAKPFSGLIPFSPSGAPNTSYLSAIFKTCASLSSGEVGVDGVPATSSPSSSSVSASCSPASTAERFHSIPASQTSSSTCHSQATVQTVPADSLNFIQQIQQHSLPRSRSRPSTLPLPGSNPASLQGRASRHNQKTVPKSSPTHEQCTFTELPDKPLKGLGSLGDGNYLLKPKTPYIIEDVMEKSHKQAGGVDLKWNSIMASLGVMPNQEGPIRQTKIRESPPLGYPPFLIQSHAQNNDWGAVQKTSMSPIIDLSAISPHSALPNEFNMTTTDPQLNLKQAIKLQFEGPTSAALYKRETPL; encoded by the exons ATGGTTCGTCCCTGTTCATCTCCTGAGAGCCAGATGAGGAGCATGTTACCCAGCTTGTTACGGGGCCGGCGGTTCTACTGCCGTGAATGGGCCCTCGAGAAGATAAAAAGATGCCTCGAGGCGCGAGATGCCGCCAAGGCCGTAGAGGGAGTGGTACATGTCTCTCCAGGGGTCTTAGTGACTGGAGGCCCGGGCACGGGTAAGACGGCCCTTTGCACAGAACTGGTTTGGCCCCAGTCGGAAGTATGCAGGGCTGCAGGGTTGGCGTCACGGTGTTTGGCCTGGCACTATTGCCAGCGAGAGGATGCGGGCAGTATTGAAGTGTGGAGATTTGTACTGGGATTGGTTGAACAGCTGAAGGAAAGTCCAATTTTGGGACCGAATTATAGGAAAGTGATTAGCAGTGCTGCTATTGCCGCCGTCCTGGAGCCCCTCCACTGCCAAAGAGCACCTGATGACACTTTTAAAAG gGCAGTATTAGAGCCTCTCATGTCCTTGACACCACCAGCTCACAGTGTATTCATTGTGGTGGATTCATTGGACTCAGGGTGTTGTGGTGGTAATGGAGTTGTAGAACGGGCAATATCAGGAtctacagccaatcagagttcCTCTATTGCAGAGCTCCTGCTCCGATACATACAGCTCTTGCCTCCCTGGATTTTGCTGGTCTGCTCTGCACGCAGACAGAACAAAGCCATTTTTAAGATGTTCTCAG GTTTTAGGAGGTTGTGTCTGGATGACTTAAGAAAGCCTGCAACTGTACGAGATGTACAGCAATATATCCTGCGGAGGCTTGACCAGGACGGGGCTTTGAGAAGACAACTTACACCAGAGACAGCTGAAATGCTTAATCTTTTGCACATCAAAAGTGGTGGCTGTTTCTTGTTTCTTGAACGAGTACTAGATGGTGTTGCACATGGTCTAGTAGGACTTCGAGAAATTAGGGACATTCCTGGCACACTGAATGGCCTTTATCTATGGCTCTGTCAGCGACTCTTTCCTCGAAGTCTATTTGCCCATATTAGGCTTTTGCTGAATATCCTTTTGGCATCCCCACAACCACTAACTTCTGAGCAACTCTACACTATTGCTAGAAGCCGTGACTCCTACCTTGTGATTGGTGACTTCCAAGCACAGATGGGTGCTCTGGCATCTCTGCTTGTAGATGGCCCTGAGGGCAGTAAACTCCTCTTTCACAGCAGCTTTGCAGAATGGTTAACTGATGTCAAATACTGCACACAGAAGTTTTTGTGTTGTGTGAAGGATGGTCACCTTTCTCTGGCCATGTCCCTCTCTTTTCGAGCCAGTAGTTTGGGTACAGAGGAGACTTGCCAGCTGACCCACCACCTTCTCAACAGTGGAGTTCATCAAGAGGAACCATCTCTCTTGGCACTGTGGTTGCTATGGACTGGAGTTCCATCTCTTAATGGTTCCAGAAAAGACTGTTCTTCTAATATACGATCAGCTCCTCATACACCTGTATTAGTTCAGCAAGATGTACTACAGCTTTTAATGAAAAGTGGAATTTACCCTGCAAGCTGTTCCCCTGAAAATAGCTCCAGTGTGGGGGTTCACTGCGTTGGGGGAGGAAGCAGGATAGTTCGACGAGCATTACAGAGGGAAGACTCTGTGAGAGCTCTTCTTGACAGTGGTATCAGTGTGAACCGTACAGACCCATCTGATGGACGTACTTTATTAGCAGCTGCAGCCCATGCTGGACTTGTAGATGTAGCTGTATTGCTGTTATGCCGTGGAGCAGATCCTTCAGTGAATGACAACCAGGGCCAAACTGCACTGACACTTGCTGCCAGACAAGGCCATGCTGGTGTACTGCAGGTGTTGCTAGAGTGGATGCAGGAGCAAGGGAGCAAGAGTCCTGCAGTACAGGCCCTGCTGGAACATGTGGACAGTGAGGGATGGACTGCTCTTCGCTCTGCTGCATGGGGTGGCCACAAGGAAGCTGTGCGTCTACTTCTGGAAGCTGGGGCAGAGATTGATGGGTGCGATTCAGATGGCCGGACAGCCTTGCGAGCAGCAGCTTGGGGTGGACATGAGGAAATTTTATTGACCCTCCTTAAACATGGTGCTGAAGTTGACCGTTCAGACCGTGAGGGACGTACTCCACTAATAGCTGCAGCCTACATGGGCCACAAAGAGGCAGTGGAGATCCTTTTGGGTGCAGGGGCTGATTTGAATCTTGCAGATGGGGATGGACGCACTGCTCTTTCTGTTGCTGCATTGTGTGTGCCGTCAGCAGCTGGAGGACGAGGTCATGGAGAGGTTGTAAATCTTCTTTTGGAGCGAGGTGCTGATCCAGAACATAAGGACAAAGATGGACTGACCCCTTTACTACTGGCCTCTTATGAAGGGCACGAGgaagtggttgaactcctcctAGAAGCTGGAGCTGACGTAGATGAAAGTTCTGGAGCTCATTCCTCTGCTGTCACTCCTCTTCTTGCGGCTGCAGCTATGGGACATGCTGGCACAGTTAATCGTATGCTGTTTTGGGGGGCAGCAGTGGATGGGATCGATGGAGAAGGCCGCACCGCTCTTTGCTTGGCTGCAGCAAAGGGTAGCATTGAAGTTGTAAGAGCACTGCTGGACAGGGGTTTGGATGAAAATCACAAGGATGACCTAGGCTGGACTCCATTGCATGCTGCAGCCTGTGAAGGTCACAAAAGTGTGTGTGCAATATTAACAGAGCGAGGTAGCATGGCACGTGTGGGTGAGATTGATGTAGAGGGACGGAGCCCTCTAATTCTGGCTGCACAAGAAGGGCACTGTAGTACAGTCAGGCTGCTTCTTGACCGAAAGTCACCTATTGATCACCGTGCATATGATGGACACTCTGCACTCAGTGCGGCTGCTCTGCAGGGACATCGTGAGATTGTGGAGTTATTGATGCGTAGAGGGGCTGACACTGATGTCCGTGATGCTGAAGGAAGACCTCTTCTTTATTTGCTGGTCCTAGAGGGCCGTTTAGACATGGCCACCCTACTCATAGAAAAAGGTGGTGTCCCTCTGGAGTCAAAAGATGCAGAAGGGCGAACTGCACTCCATGTAGCAGCTTGGCAAGGAGACTTGGAAGGTATTGAACTGTTGCTGAAACATGGAGCTGACCCAAATGCAAGAGACCTTGATGGTCGGCCTCCTTTGCACTCTGTGGCATGGAGGGGTCATGCAGCTGCTGGCAGGCTGCTCCTTAGGGCTAAAGGTCTCAATGTAGACCTGAGTTGCAAACAGCAGGGTGCCACAGCCCTTAGCATTGCTGCTCAGGAGGGACATGCTGAAATTGTGGCCATGCTCTTAGAAAAAGGTGCAGAACCAGACAATGTGGACCGGTATGGTCGCACCCCAGTAAAGGTAGCTGGAAAACAAGGTCATTTTACGATTGTGCGACTTCTGGAGAGCTATGGTGCAAAGCCCTTTTCAGGTCTCATACCATTTTCACCAAGTGGTGCTCCCAACACCTCTTACCTTTCAGCCATATTTAAGACTTGTGCGTCCCTTAGTTCAGGAGAGGTGGGTGTTGATGGAGTCCCAGCCACATCTTCTCCATCTTCATCCTCAGTTTCTGCCTCCTGTTCCCCAGCTTCGACTGCAGAGCGTTTCCACTCCATACCTGCCTCACAGACCTCCTCCTCCACCTGCCACTCCCAAGCCACAGTACAGACAGTGCCTGCTGACAGCCTAAATTTCATCCAGCAGATCCAACAACATTCACTTCCTCGTTCACGCAGTCGGCCATCCACCTTGCCTCTTCCAGGCTCCAATCCTGCCAGTCTTCAGGGAAGAGCATCTAGGCATAATCAAAAGACTGTACCCAAGAGCAGTCCCACACATGAACAGTGCACCTTTACTGAACTGCCTGACAAACCTTTAAAAGGGCTCGGGTCATTGGGGGATGGTAACTACCTCTTAAAACCTAAAACTCCTTACATCATTGAGGATGTGATGGAGAAAAGCCATAAACAAGCTGGAGGAGTTGATCTAAAGTGGAACTCCATTATGGCTTCCTTAGGGGTGATGCCAAACCAAGAGGGCCCAATTAGACAGACAAAAATTAGGGAAAGCCCCCCTTTGGGGTATCCACCTTTTCTCATCCAATCCCATGCACAAAATAATGACTGGGGGGCAGTTCAGAAGACATCCATGTCTCCAATCATTGACCTTTCAGCTATTTCCCCACATAGTGCCTTACCTAATGAGTTTAACATGACAACTACAGACCCCCAGCTAAATCTCAAACAGGCAATTAAGCTGCAGTTTGAAGGGCCGACCAGTGCAGCACTTTACAAGCGGGAAACCCCTCTCTGA